A single Natronorubrum sediminis DNA region contains:
- a CDS encoding glycosyltransferase, with protein MTHVVHLSSVHYPFDPRIFHKQLRTLAAEGYRATLLVHHDESTVRNGVHVRSVGDVETRLERWRNLPHLFRVARRQDADVYHVHDPELLPIGVALSATTDAEVVYDIHEDYTDAIRVREWIPKRLKPILQTAFPTVQSALTRPLDLVITADESTREKVAARTSTPVETVRNLPKVGEIDTDGTDLERSHEYVLAYVGGLDRERGLLNMLTVTSRLREEGLDVGLWLLGPFQDDEIERRAREFMASEEITDHVRLFGYVDYDEIFSHLSQADIGLLLVDEERFERNVPTKFFEYLYCGLPVVSTAVPSLESYTDDDYCVTVSEDNLDRVVAETERLLEDSETRATMSDAAHETVVSEYSWEVERERLVGAYERLLATETDGN; from the coding sequence ATGACACACGTCGTTCACCTCTCGTCCGTCCATTATCCGTTCGATCCCAGAATCTTCCACAAACAGCTCCGAACGCTGGCGGCGGAGGGCTACCGGGCGACGCTGCTCGTCCATCACGACGAATCGACGGTTCGAAACGGCGTCCACGTCCGCTCGGTCGGCGACGTCGAGACGCGCCTCGAGCGCTGGCGAAATCTCCCGCACCTGTTTCGCGTTGCGCGCCGCCAGGACGCCGACGTCTACCACGTTCACGATCCGGAGTTGCTCCCCATCGGCGTCGCGCTGTCGGCGACGACCGACGCCGAGGTCGTCTACGACATCCACGAGGACTACACGGACGCGATCCGCGTCCGCGAGTGGATTCCGAAGCGCCTCAAGCCGATCCTGCAGACAGCGTTTCCGACCGTACAGTCGGCGTTGACGCGACCACTGGATCTCGTCATTACGGCGGACGAATCGACCCGCGAGAAGGTCGCCGCTCGAACGAGTACGCCCGTCGAAACGGTCCGGAATCTGCCGAAAGTCGGCGAGATCGACACCGATGGTACCGACCTCGAGCGCTCGCACGAGTACGTCCTCGCGTATGTCGGAGGGCTGGATCGCGAACGCGGGCTATTGAACATGCTCACCGTGACGTCGCGGCTCCGGGAGGAGGGACTCGACGTCGGCCTCTGGCTCCTCGGCCCGTTCCAGGACGACGAAATCGAGCGCCGGGCCCGGGAGTTCATGGCGTCCGAGGAGATTACGGACCACGTTCGGCTGTTCGGGTACGTCGATTACGACGAGATATTCTCACACCTCTCGCAGGCCGATATCGGCTTGCTACTCGTCGACGAGGAGCGCTTCGAGCGAAACGTGCCGACGAAGTTCTTCGAGTACCTCTACTGCGGCCTCCCGGTCGTCTCGACGGCGGTCCCGTCGCTCGAGTCGTACACGGACGACGACTACTGCGTCACCGTCTCCGAGGACAATCTCGACCGGGTCGTGGCCGAAACTGAACGGTTGCTCGAAGACTCCGAAACGCGGGCAACGATGAGCGACGCCGCCCACGAGACGGTCGTCTCGGAGTACAGTTGGGAGGTCGAACGGGAGCGACTGGTGGGCGCGTACGAACGACTGCTCGCGACGGAAACGGACGGCAACTGA
- the aglF gene encoding UTP--glucose-1-phosphate uridylyltransferase AglF, protein MQAVVLAAGEGTRLRPLTEDKPKGMVEVDDEPILTHCFDRLIELGAEEFVVVVGYLKEKIIDHYGDEYCGVPITYSHQREQQGLAHALLTVEEHIDDDFMLILGDNIFQANLEDVVRRQQEDRADAAFLVEEVPWEEASRYGVCDTNKYGEITDVVEKPDDPPSNLVMTGFYTFTPAIFNACHLVQPSDRGEYEISEAIDLLIQSGRTIDAIGLEGWRIDVGYPEDRDKAERRLQDAISAEPVSD, encoded by the coding sequence ATGCAAGCTGTCGTACTCGCCGCAGGAGAGGGAACCCGACTCCGGCCATTAACCGAGGACAAACCGAAGGGGATGGTCGAGGTCGACGACGAACCGATCCTCACGCACTGTTTCGATCGGCTCATCGAACTCGGTGCCGAGGAGTTCGTCGTCGTCGTAGGCTACCTCAAGGAAAAGATCATCGATCACTATGGCGACGAGTACTGCGGCGTCCCGATCACGTACTCCCACCAGCGCGAACAGCAGGGACTCGCTCACGCGTTGTTGACCGTCGAAGAGCACATCGACGACGACTTCATGCTGATCCTCGGCGACAACATCTTCCAGGCGAACCTCGAGGATGTCGTTCGTCGCCAGCAAGAAGACCGAGCAGACGCCGCGTTCCTCGTCGAGGAGGTGCCGTGGGAGGAGGCCTCACGCTACGGTGTCTGTGACACGAACAAGTACGGCGAAATTACTGACGTCGTCGAGAAGCCCGACGACCCACCGTCGAATCTCGTCATGACCGGCTTCTACACGTTTACGCCGGCGATTTTCAACGCCTGTCACCTCGTCCAGCCCTCCGACCGCGGCGAGTACGAGATCAGTGAGGCGATCGACCTGTTGATCCAGAGCGGGCGGACGATCGACGCGATCGGTCTCGAGGGGTGGCGAATCGACGTCGGCTACCCGGAGGATCGGGACAAGGCCGAACGGCGGTTACAAGACGCCATCAGCGCCGAACCAGTCTCGGACTGA
- a CDS encoding ABC transporter ATP-binding protein — protein MSSDTAEDISRRDKIDALADVARFSPKFTALIVGLGLLAAVLEGIGLSFILPIIEIVQTDDPAAEADGLMEAFVVVYETLGVPFELGFVVVGVTVVMTVRYTASFLVGWLREALRTYYIRDLQVRAFDNALDAEVKYFDEEGSDDILNAIVTQTYYAGRVIRRVIKVLEQLFLSLAYLVIALVMAPMLTLISVVILGGLTVLLRGVIEGGYDLGDEVADANERRQEAAQAGTQGIRDVRIFGLAAELRENFLDAVDQYTTARIKLRRNEAAINNFYNLGVAVSVFILIYIALTFADLSIGALGVFLFAMMQLGPKVSALNEYYYKVENDLPHLVRTQQFIRDLENREAINDPTREVPDAVDRLEFDDVEFSYDGNERVLDGISFEVEKGEFVAFVGQSGAGKSTIVSLLARLYEIDRGEIRANDVPISEVDADEWRDRVSIVRQDPFIFNDTLEYNLTIGNRDVTQGEIERACAIAKVDEFVDDLPDGYDTVLGDDGTRLSGGQKQRVSLARALLEDTELLILDEATSDLDSNLEQEVQAAIERMDRDYAMIAIAHRLSTVENADRIYTLSEGEVIESGQHGELIERDGQYADLYAIQSQ, from the coding sequence ATGTCCTCCGACACTGCCGAGGATATCTCTCGACGTGACAAAATCGATGCACTGGCAGATGTCGCTCGGTTCAGCCCGAAGTTCACGGCGCTCATCGTCGGCCTCGGATTGCTCGCCGCGGTTCTCGAGGGGATCGGCCTGAGTTTTATCCTCCCGATCATCGAAATCGTGCAGACGGACGATCCGGCCGCGGAGGCGGACGGACTCATGGAGGCGTTCGTCGTGGTCTACGAGACGCTCGGCGTGCCGTTCGAACTCGGCTTCGTGGTCGTCGGCGTGACGGTCGTGATGACCGTCCGGTACACGGCGAGTTTCCTCGTCGGCTGGCTACGCGAAGCCCTCCGAACCTACTACATCCGCGATCTGCAGGTGCGAGCGTTCGACAACGCCCTCGACGCTGAAGTGAAGTACTTCGACGAGGAGGGCTCCGACGACATCCTCAACGCGATCGTCACCCAGACCTACTACGCCGGTCGGGTGATCAGGCGAGTCATCAAGGTCCTCGAGCAACTGTTCCTCTCGCTCGCGTACCTCGTCATCGCGCTGGTGATGGCACCGATGTTGACGCTGATCTCCGTCGTTATTCTCGGCGGGCTGACGGTCTTGTTGCGCGGCGTGATAGAAGGAGGATACGATCTCGGGGACGAGGTCGCCGACGCGAACGAGCGTCGACAGGAAGCCGCCCAGGCGGGAACCCAGGGGATCCGTGACGTGCGGATCTTCGGGCTCGCCGCCGAACTCCGCGAGAACTTCCTCGACGCCGTCGACCAGTACACGACTGCCCGGATTAAACTCCGGCGCAACGAGGCGGCGATCAACAACTTCTACAACCTCGGCGTCGCGGTCTCGGTCTTCATCCTCATCTACATCGCCCTGACGTTCGCCGACCTGTCGATCGGCGCGCTCGGCGTCTTCCTGTTCGCGATGATGCAACTCGGACCCAAAGTCAGCGCGCTCAACGAGTACTACTACAAGGTCGAAAACGACCTCCCACACCTCGTCCGGACCCAGCAGTTCATCCGCGACCTCGAGAATCGCGAGGCAATCAACGATCCGACGCGCGAGGTTCCCGACGCGGTCGACCGTCTCGAGTTCGACGACGTCGAGTTCTCGTACGACGGCAACGAACGCGTCCTCGACGGAATCAGCTTCGAGGTCGAGAAAGGCGAATTCGTCGCCTTCGTCGGGCAGTCCGGCGCTGGCAAGTCGACCATCGTCTCACTGCTCGCCCGCCTGTACGAGATCGATCGCGGCGAGATTCGCGCGAACGACGTTCCGATCAGCGAGGTGGACGCCGACGAGTGGCGCGATCGGGTCTCGATCGTCCGTCAGGATCCGTTCATCTTCAACGACACGCTCGAGTATAACCTCACGATCGGCAACCGGGACGTGACCCAGGGCGAGATCGAACGAGCCTGCGCGATCGCGAAAGTCGACGAGTTCGTCGACGACCTCCCGGACGGGTACGATACCGTCCTCGGAGACGACGGAACCCGGCTCTCGGGCGGACAGAAACAACGCGTCTCGCTCGCGCGGGCGTTACTCGAGGACACCGAGTTGCTAATCTTGGACGAGGCGACGAGCGATCTGGACTCGAACCTCGAGCAGGAAGTGCAAGCGGCCATCGAGCGGATGGACCGCGACTACGCGATGATCGCCATCGCCCACCGACTCTCGACCGTCGAGAACGCCGACCGAATCTACACCCTCTCGGAAGGCGAGGTCATCGAGTCGGGACAACACGGCGAACTGATCGAGCGGGACGGCCAGTACGCGGACCTGTACGCGATCCAGTCGCAGTGA
- a CDS encoding glycosyltransferase family 2 protein, whose translation MTTVSVITPTYNRADTLPRAIESVLEQRYDDFEHVIVDDGSTDNTEAVVTDYDDDRIEYIRLEGNNGANAARNEGIRAASGEYIAFLDSDDEYYPGKLEACVDALDSLPESYGGVFHGYDVYRGETYLGPESTDEGRVTLSDLGERNVPGSFITSTFRRSVFEDVGVLDEAMASSQDYEFYLRVARAYDLYGLGEILAKHYRQEDSISLDLDARRRGKEQLIERHDDVLTDRRHSHHHYLLGISHGKRGEMAMARRELARTIRLHPTNPFPYFHLATCATPGTFAAGLSIKRTVKRQLTK comes from the coding sequence ATGACAACCGTTTCAGTCATCACACCGACGTACAACCGGGCGGACACACTACCACGAGCGATAGAGAGCGTCCTCGAGCAGCGCTACGACGATTTCGAACACGTGATCGTCGACGACGGGTCGACCGACAACACCGAAGCCGTCGTCACCGACTACGACGACGACCGAATCGAGTACATTCGACTCGAGGGCAACAACGGCGCGAACGCCGCCCGGAACGAGGGAATTCGGGCCGCTTCCGGGGAGTACATCGCCTTTCTCGACTCCGACGACGAGTATTACCCGGGGAAACTCGAGGCCTGCGTCGACGCGCTCGACTCGCTACCGGAGTCCTACGGCGGCGTCTTCCACGGCTACGACGTCTACCGGGGCGAGACGTATCTCGGGCCGGAATCGACCGACGAGGGCCGGGTGACGCTTTCGGATCTCGGCGAGCGAAACGTCCCCGGTAGTTTCATCACCTCGACGTTCCGCCGCTCCGTCTTCGAGGACGTCGGCGTCCTCGACGAGGCGATGGCCTCCTCGCAGGACTACGAGTTCTACCTGCGGGTGGCTCGAGCGTACGACCTCTACGGACTCGGGGAGATCCTCGCGAAACACTACCGACAGGAAGATTCGATCTCGCTCGACCTCGACGCGAGGCGGCGGGGGAAAGAACAATTGATCGAGCGACACGACGACGTGCTGACCGATCGGCGACACTCCCACCATCACTACCTGCTCGGAATCTCTCACGGGAAACGCGGCGAGATGGCGATGGCGCGTCGAGAACTCGCCAGGACGATCCGGTTGCACCCGACGAACCCGTTTCCCTACTTTCACCTAGCGACGTGTGCAACGCCGGGGACGTTCGCGGCCGGACTGTCGATCAAACGAACGGTGAAACGACAGCTCACGAAATGA
- a CDS encoding sugar transferase has translation MVLAFAAAAIARLLTGESAALAGVPVSTVALTGAVVGVALVSLYTPRPRTVTTLVGHTGRQLAIACLALGALDVAGVAAAPDLATALVTGALLVFVLPVWYRACRRRSESQRILVVGDDPALLEETIRSLPVAPIGFLSPALSERPADGTPKTESTSTEESKQTAPVIVTDGGLAVGDRVDSIAGVDRLEGLSRLESVLRERDVNTVALAFEQGCREECFGVLRTCHDQGVDALAHESFADLLLVDERVGDDVVRVTLEPWPWYGRAAKRAFDIVFAAVGVVVLSPLILIIALAIKRDSPGPVLYNQTRSSELGGTFTISKFRSMVTDAESDGAQLSEADAGGVDPRVTRVGRVLRKTHMDEIPQLFSILTGEMSVVGPRPERPELDSEIAADGVDWSKRWFVKPGMTGIAQINDVTGFTPKQKLAYDIEYARRQSIWLDGKLVVLQVSSVLADVVDLATDRVGDDDRSSAD, from the coding sequence GTGGTGCTCGCTTTCGCGGCGGCGGCCATCGCGCGCCTCCTTACCGGCGAGTCGGCCGCGCTCGCGGGGGTTCCTGTCTCTACAGTGGCACTCACTGGGGCAGTCGTCGGCGTTGCACTCGTCTCACTCTACACACCGCGGCCACGGACGGTGACGACGCTGGTCGGGCACACGGGCCGTCAGCTTGCAATCGCCTGTCTCGCCCTCGGTGCCCTCGACGTGGCCGGTGTCGCGGCCGCACCGGATCTCGCGACGGCGCTCGTGACCGGAGCCCTCCTCGTCTTCGTCCTCCCGGTCTGGTATCGGGCCTGTCGACGCCGAAGCGAGTCACAGCGGATACTCGTCGTCGGCGACGACCCCGCACTGCTCGAGGAGACGATCCGGTCGCTGCCGGTCGCGCCGATCGGATTTCTCTCGCCGGCGCTTTCCGAGCGACCGGCCGACGGGACACCCAAGACGGAGTCGACGTCCACCGAGGAGTCGAAGCAGACAGCGCCCGTCATCGTGACCGACGGCGGACTCGCGGTCGGCGACCGCGTCGATTCGATCGCTGGCGTCGACCGCCTCGAGGGCCTCTCGCGCCTCGAGTCAGTGCTTCGAGAACGTGACGTCAACACCGTCGCGCTCGCGTTCGAACAGGGGTGTCGCGAGGAGTGTTTCGGCGTGTTGCGAACGTGTCACGACCAGGGGGTCGACGCACTAGCTCACGAATCGTTCGCCGACCTCCTCCTCGTGGACGAACGGGTCGGTGACGACGTGGTACGCGTTACCCTCGAGCCGTGGCCGTGGTACGGTCGCGCGGCAAAACGCGCGTTCGATATCGTCTTCGCAGCGGTCGGCGTCGTCGTGCTGTCGCCGCTGATCCTGATCATCGCGCTCGCGATCAAACGTGACTCCCCCGGCCCGGTGTTGTACAATCAGACGCGTTCGTCCGAACTGGGAGGCACGTTTACCATCTCGAAGTTCAGAAGCATGGTGACCGACGCGGAGTCCGACGGCGCACAGTTGAGTGAGGCCGACGCCGGCGGCGTCGATCCGCGAGTCACTCGAGTCGGGCGCGTCCTCCGCAAAACGCACATGGACGAGATTCCACAGCTGTTCTCGATCCTTACAGGCGAGATGAGCGTCGTCGGCCCGCGACCGGAGCGACCCGAACTCGACAGCGAGATTGCAGCCGATGGCGTCGACTGGTCCAAGCGCTGGTTCGTGAAGCCGGGGATGACCGGGATCGCACAGATCAACGACGTCACTGGTTTCACGCCGAAGCAAAAACTCGCCTACGATATCGAGTACGCCCGCCGACAGTCGATCTGGCTGGACGGCAAACTCGTCGTCTTACAGGTGTCGTCGGTCCTCGCAGACGTCGTCGACCTGGCGACGGACCGAGTGGGGGACGACGACCGGTCGAGTGCCGACTGA
- a CDS encoding O-antigen ligase family protein, which produces MSTAERDPVTVFTHDWSIARVANGVIYGLFGAYLILVLLAHTTDSVLAWHLAASTVVLGAILGCRWAVDAFQDARYLWASVLSVLGVSLLTLWMVYQSSSPGLGPGSNRSLGLVVVFLLTIAFFLVVTDAEQYGARDWAAIACFGVLAGIYLAHSLEYYPSSSQSRWPLWAAVVMGSSLFVLPRLVPERVFLWILPRLAAVVVVLGLATYSVGDYTLWLFEVRQYPGSSPSVPGFDPDVMTLQSIFPNPNGLGFLSFAGFVAAAIDFHRSVVAERPISATITAVLAGLCGLGLFLSNARAAMLAAAVALVIYVGYAVGGRRVVPVVLASSVIGLFGLIGGMYVDFIGISATNRFELWSASVNAIQDGPLLFGHGSGSENAVIEPYLAGDGAPTPHNSYLSVIIQTGLVGGLAYVGLVVGSIVAGAIDYENVNVAILAFVTGWAVHQFFESYTMFDWSLGAVLAALTLGYLLVDD; this is translated from the coding sequence GTGAGTACCGCCGAACGAGATCCGGTGACTGTTTTCACCCACGACTGGAGTATAGCGCGGGTCGCGAACGGCGTGATCTATGGACTGTTCGGTGCCTACTTAATTCTCGTTTTGCTCGCGCACACGACCGACTCGGTATTAGCGTGGCACCTCGCCGCCTCGACGGTCGTTCTCGGCGCGATTCTCGGGTGTCGGTGGGCTGTAGACGCCTTTCAGGACGCCAGATACCTGTGGGCGAGCGTCCTCTCGGTTCTCGGCGTGTCGCTTCTCACACTCTGGATGGTCTACCAGAGCAGTTCACCCGGACTCGGTCCCGGATCGAACCGGTCGCTCGGGCTCGTGGTCGTTTTTTTGCTCACGATTGCCTTCTTCCTCGTCGTCACCGATGCCGAGCAGTACGGGGCCCGCGACTGGGCGGCAATCGCCTGTTTCGGCGTCCTCGCCGGAATCTACCTCGCCCACTCCCTCGAGTACTACCCCTCGAGTTCTCAATCCCGGTGGCCGCTGTGGGCCGCGGTCGTGATGGGAAGTAGCCTCTTCGTGCTCCCTCGGCTCGTTCCCGAACGGGTTTTCCTCTGGATACTCCCTCGTCTGGCAGCGGTCGTCGTCGTGCTCGGGCTGGCCACGTACTCCGTCGGCGACTACACGCTGTGGCTCTTCGAAGTCCGCCAATACCCCGGCTCCTCCCCGTCGGTTCCCGGATTCGATCCCGACGTGATGACGCTGCAATCGATCTTCCCCAACCCGAACGGGCTGGGGTTCCTCTCGTTCGCCGGCTTCGTCGCCGCGGCCATCGACTTCCACCGCTCCGTCGTCGCCGAGCGACCGATTAGCGCAACGATCACCGCCGTCCTCGCCGGACTCTGCGGACTCGGGCTGTTTCTCTCGAACGCTCGAGCGGCGATGCTCGCCGCGGCGGTTGCCCTCGTGATCTACGTCGGCTACGCCGTTGGCGGCCGGCGCGTCGTCCCCGTGGTGCTCGCCTCGAGCGTGATCGGCCTGTTCGGATTGATCGGAGGAATGTACGTCGATTTCATCGGCATCTCCGCGACAAACCGCTTCGAACTCTGGTCCGCGAGCGTCAACGCGATACAGGATGGCCCGCTGCTGTTCGGGCACGGCAGCGGTTCGGAGAATGCCGTCATCGAACCCTACCTCGCAGGCGACGGAGCGCCCACACCACACAACTCCTACCTCTCGGTGATCATCCAGACCGGACTGGTCGGCGGCCTCGCGTACGTCGGCCTCGTCGTCGGCAGCATCGTCGCCGGTGCGATCGACTACGAGAACGTGAACGTCGCGATCCTCGCGTTCGTGACCGGGTGGGCCGTCCACCAGTTCTTCGAGTCCTACACCATGTTCGACTGGTCACTCGGCGCGGTGCTCGCGGCGTTGACCCTCGGCTACCTCCTCGTTGACGACTAA
- a CDS encoding AAA family ATPase, translated as MTDPPHRRTDAPHRETDPPHVEFIGPPGAGKSAIHRRLIENPRYYGELYEDAVERLLVAESGRRYRLAYRLLPSLVTSPLETLFVQTPVQRRMFAAFVAERPAFSNALYRARQAATHDPDQVVSLLQYAAERYQLGVSTVRPDETLCLDEGFMMGAVSVLWRSEGDQTRFSIDEYLEDVPTPKTLVHVTAPTEVCLRRQRERDELVSETHDMGAVEAAQRRHEDACSRVLDAAAERESITTVTVANTAALEDVVGEVERVLE; from the coding sequence ATGACCGATCCACCGCATCGCAGAACCGACGCCCCGCACCGCGAGACCGACCCGCCACACGTCGAGTTCATTGGTCCGCCGGGAGCGGGTAAGTCCGCGATCCATAGACGGTTGATCGAGAATCCCCGGTACTACGGCGAACTCTACGAGGACGCCGTCGAACGGCTGTTAGTCGCAGAATCCGGACGCCGATACCGACTCGCGTACCGGCTGTTGCCGTCGCTGGTCACGTCGCCCCTCGAGACGCTGTTCGTTCAAACGCCGGTACAGCGACGGATGTTCGCCGCGTTCGTCGCCGAGCGGCCGGCGTTTTCGAACGCGCTGTATCGCGCTCGCCAGGCGGCAACTCACGATCCGGACCAGGTCGTCTCCCTACTGCAGTACGCGGCGGAACGGTACCAACTGGGCGTCTCGACTGTCCGTCCGGACGAAACGCTCTGTCTCGACGAGGGGTTCATGATGGGTGCCGTCTCGGTGCTGTGGCGGAGCGAAGGGGACCAGACTCGGTTTTCGATAGACGAGTACCTCGAGGACGTGCCGACGCCAAAGACGCTCGTTCACGTCACCGCGCCCACGGAGGTCTGTCTCCGTCGACAGCGCGAACGAGACGAACTCGTCTCGGAAACGCACGACATGGGCGCGGTCGAAGCTGCCCAGCGACGACACGAAGACGCGTGTTCGAGGGTTCTCGATGCCGCGGCCGAACGAGAGTCGATTACGACGGTGACCGTCGCGAACACAGCGGCCCTCGAGGACGTCGTCGGCGAGGTCGAGCGGGTCCTGGAGTAG
- a CDS encoding glycosyltransferase family 2 protein, which translates to MLELTLLAAFVLSVGLLFHTYALYVPILYVLSSIFPNSSTDRPDDTPSVALVIAAYNEADVIAEKIENSLALAYPDDELSIVVFSDASSDDTDEIVRSYADDGVELVRIEGRVGKTECQNRVVAQRDEDIIVFSDANSMYDPDAIRNLVSSFAPGVGCVVGELTYRDSSDVDGESVYWRYESLIKRLESKLNSSAAGNGSIYAVRRSSYVPLQSGAISDFAEPLAIVGSGERVTYAPDAVAWENTGEGVDEELERRSRIVTRAWHTLANNLQLLNPVRHPVFAFQLTSHKLLRWLSPVFLGVALAANLGLVLVDSSPLYLGLLAAQLACYGLAGVGALLERTSISTPTVVHIPHYFVVANYGMLVGLWNFLQGENIVTWDTASRQSDQS; encoded by the coding sequence TGCTCGAACTCACGCTCCTCGCTGCATTCGTCCTCTCCGTCGGGTTGTTGTTCCATACGTACGCCCTCTACGTCCCGATTCTGTACGTATTGAGCAGTATCTTCCCGAATTCGTCTACGGACCGTCCGGACGACACCCCGTCGGTTGCGCTCGTCATCGCGGCCTACAACGAAGCAGACGTGATCGCGGAGAAGATCGAGAACAGTCTGGCCCTGGCGTACCCGGACGACGAACTGTCAATCGTCGTCTTCTCCGATGCATCCTCGGACGACACCGACGAAATCGTTCGCTCGTACGCCGACGACGGCGTCGAACTCGTTCGGATCGAGGGTCGAGTCGGAAAGACCGAATGTCAGAACAGAGTCGTCGCACAGCGAGACGAGGACATCATCGTCTTCTCGGACGCGAACAGCATGTACGATCCCGACGCGATACGCAATCTCGTCTCGTCGTTCGCCCCGGGAGTGGGGTGTGTCGTCGGCGAACTCACGTATCGGGACTCGAGCGACGTGGACGGCGAATCCGTCTACTGGCGCTACGAGTCGCTCATCAAACGACTCGAGTCGAAACTCAACTCGTCGGCGGCTGGAAACGGCTCGATCTACGCGGTTCGGCGCTCGTCGTACGTCCCCCTTCAAAGCGGTGCGATCAGCGACTTCGCCGAGCCGCTAGCGATCGTCGGAAGCGGCGAACGGGTGACGTACGCACCCGACGCGGTCGCCTGGGAGAACACGGGAGAGGGGGTCGACGAAGAACTCGAGCGCCGGAGCCGGATCGTCACTCGCGCGTGGCACACCCTCGCGAACAATCTACAGTTGCTCAACCCGGTTCGGCACCCGGTGTTTGCGTTCCAACTCACCTCGCACAAGCTCCTCCGGTGGCTATCGCCTGTGTTCCTCGGCGTTGCACTCGCGGCGAACCTGGGGCTCGTCCTCGTCGACTCGAGTCCGCTCTATCTCGGGCTTCTCGCGGCGCAACTCGCGTGCTACGGTCTCGCCGGCGTCGGCGCGCTCCTCGAGCGGACGTCGATTTCGACGCCGACGGTCGTCCACATCCCCCACTACTTCGTCGTCGCGAACTACGGCATGCTCGTCGGATTGTGGAACTTCCTCCAGGGAGAGAACATCGTCACCTGGGACACCGCCTCGCGACAATCAGACCAAAGCTAA
- a CDS encoding O-antigen ligase family protein, producing MRKDGVLLDAAVALCYVAFVFAGVYKSAWYLEWLPIDLTLLLGAATVGLSALLVALGRLRLSFRGVAVCVLFGIFAGYAVLSGLWSPSSEYYVSKSFRLVAVTGLALGLGATVIATSSRRLRYAGFATVGVALVTALEVMSQYQQAGGDGVLQPFGTNYLITGRAIGMGLVLAVGYLVLSRDDRFLTAGALAMIPVMGYALLVSGARGPTVAVAGAVGVLLLAGVWTGRLPNGRIALAGYGVGGLVSMIGLVTVAGQLRGIRRILALTDGPGRSVGLRLGYWEGTIDALHLRMLPFGEGLGAWPVLIDPGADTRYYPHNIVFEVLFELGLVGLVLLGALLGYAVLALALDWREHGGATHLVLGALFAYMLANVMVTGDLNDNRFLFAIVGVMAYAVGDRTVKPIRSVLEPGDSSVLSSLSSETRRE from the coding sequence ATGCGTAAGGACGGGGTACTCCTGGACGCGGCCGTTGCACTCTGTTACGTCGCGTTCGTCTTCGCCGGCGTCTACAAGAGCGCCTGGTACCTCGAGTGGCTCCCGATCGATCTGACGCTCCTGCTCGGCGCCGCGACCGTCGGGCTCTCGGCACTTCTGGTCGCACTCGGCCGGCTCAGGCTCTCGTTTCGGGGAGTCGCCGTCTGTGTCCTGTTCGGAATCTTCGCCGGGTACGCGGTTCTCTCCGGCCTCTGGTCGCCGAGTTCCGAATACTACGTCTCCAAGTCGTTCCGACTGGTCGCGGTGACCGGATTGGCGCTCGGACTTGGCGCGACCGTGATCGCGACGTCGTCCCGGCGGCTTCGGTACGCCGGCTTCGCCACCGTCGGCGTCGCGCTCGTCACGGCCCTCGAGGTCATGTCTCAGTACCAGCAGGCCGGCGGCGACGGCGTCCTCCAGCCGTTCGGAACGAACTACCTGATCACGGGTCGCGCCATCGGGATGGGGCTAGTGCTCGCCGTCGGCTACCTCGTTCTTTCTCGAGACGACAGGTTCCTCACGGCCGGGGCACTCGCCATGATCCCCGTGATGGGCTACGCCCTGCTCGTGAGCGGAGCGCGCGGACCGACGGTCGCCGTCGCGGGGGCGGTCGGGGTGCTCCTCCTCGCCGGCGTCTGGACCGGCCGGCTTCCAAACGGCCGAATCGCACTGGCCGGATACGGCGTCGGGGGGCTCGTCTCGATGATCGGTCTCGTGACCGTCGCCGGACAGTTGCGGGGAATCCGTCGAATCCTCGCGTTGACCGACGGGCCGGGACGCTCCGTCGGGCTCCGACTGGGGTACTGGGAGGGGACGATCGACGCGTTGCACCTGCGGATGCTGCCATTCGGCGAGGGTCTCGGCGCCTGGCCGGTGCTGATCGATCCCGGAGCCGACACCCGCTACTACCCGCACAACATCGTCTTCGAGGTGCTGTTCGAACTCGGACTCGTCGGCCTCGTCCTGCTCGGCGCGCTGCTCGGCTACGCCGTTCTGGCGCTCGCTCTCGACTGGCGCGAGCACGGCGGAGCGACGCATCTCGTTCTCGGCGCGCTGTTTGCCTACATGCTGGCGAACGTGATGGTGACCGGCGACCTGAACGACAACCGGTTTCTCTTCGCGATCGTCGGCGTGATGGCGTACGCCGTCGGCGATCGGACGGTGAAACCGATTCGATCGGTGCTCGAGCCGGGTGACTCGTCGGTTTTGTCGTCGCTCTCGTCGGAAACGCGTCGGGAGTGA